The following coding sequences lie in one Rutidosis leptorrhynchoides isolate AG116_Rl617_1_P2 chromosome 4, CSIRO_AGI_Rlap_v1, whole genome shotgun sequence genomic window:
- the LOC139840524 gene encoding fe(2+) transport protein 2-like, protein WVTTCFTVTLPLLSRSVPALQPDTKLFVLVKAIASAVILATGYMHVLLDSFECLTSKYLPEKSCSKFPLTTFIVMLSVVLTLMIDSYAMSGYKKCCKPDQKLKISGHCHGDGSSGPEDTASQLRCYRVVAQVLELRIVVHSIVIGLSMGASNNLCTIKPLVAAVYFHQFFEGMGLSGCILQIIFPSNILFFNEVKIMSSDTFT, encoded by the exons TGGGTTACAACCTGCTTTACAGTCACTCTTCCTTTACTTTCAAGATCTGTACCCGCTTTACAACCTGATACTAAGCTATTTGTGTTGGTTAAAGCGATTGCTTCAGCTGTGATTCTTGCAACGGGATACATGCATGTATTACTGGATTCATTTGAATGTTTGACATCCAAATATTTGCCTGAAAAATCATGTAGTAAGTTCCCATTAACAACGTTTATCGTCATGTTATCCGTTGTATTGACACTAATGATTGATTCGTATGCGATGAGTGGGTACAAGAAATGCTGTAAACCCgatcaaaaattgaaaatttcgGGTCATTGCCATGGTGATGGTTCGTCTGGGCCAGAGGACACAGCGTCACAGTTGAGATGCTACCGTGTGGTTGCTCAG GTATTAGAGCTTCGGATAGTTGTTCATTCGATTGTGATTGGGCTATCGATGGGTGCATCGAATAATCTATGCACCATAAAACCTCTTGTGGCTGCAGTATATTTTCATCAATTTTTTGAGGGTATGGGCCTCAGCGGTTGCATTCTTCAGATTATTTTTCCTTcaaatattttattttttaatgaAGTTAAAATTATGAGTTCTGATACATTTACTTAA